In a single window of the Jaculus jaculus isolate mJacJac1 chromosome 9, mJacJac1.mat.Y.cur, whole genome shotgun sequence genome:
- the Znf652 gene encoding zinc finger protein 652, whose amino-acid sequence MSHTASSCQELVENCAVHVAGMAQEESRRGQVPSTFYHGANQELDLSTKVYKRESGSPYSVLVDTKMSKPHLHETEEQPYFRETRAVSDVHAVKEDRENSDDTEEEEEVSYKREQIIVEVNLNNQTLNVSKGEKGVSSQSKETPVLKTSSEEEEEESEEEATDDSSDYGENERQKKKEKLVEKVSVTQRRTRRAASVAAATTSPTPRTTRGRRKSVEPPKRKKRAAKEPKAPVQKAKCEEKETLTCEKCPRVFNTRWYLEKHMNVTHRRMQICDKCGKKFVLESELSLHQQTDCEKNIQCVSCNKSFKKLWSLHEHIKIVHGYAEKKFACEICEKKFYTMAHVRKHMVAHTKDMPFTCETCGKSFKRSMSLKVHSLQHSGEKPFRCENCDERFQYKYQLRSHMSIHIGHKQFMCQWCGKDFNMKQYFDEHMKTHTGEKPFICEICGKSFTSRPNMKRHRRTHTGEKPYPCDVCGQRFRFSNMLKAHKEKCFRVTSPVNVPVPAAVQIPLTAAPAAAAPVPPVANTPPSPVSMNPVSSSLPPRPIPHPFSHLHLHPHPHPHHLPIPPVPHLPPPPALFKSEPLNHRGQSDDTFLRHLAEKNGAPAQHH is encoded by the exons ATGAGCCACACAGCCAGTTCTTGTCAGGAGCTGGTTGAAAACTGTGCTGTGCATGTAGCAGGGATGGCACAAGAAGAAAGCCGTCGTGGACAAGTGCCATCCACCTTCTACCATGGTGCCAACCAAGAACTGGATCTGTCCACCAAAGTGTACAAAAGGGAATCTGGAAGCCCTTATTCTGTGCTTGTAGACACCAAGATGAGCAAACCACATCTCCACGAGACAGAGGAACAGCCGTATTTCAGAGAGACAAGAGCAGTGTCTGACGTGCATGCTGTCAAAGAAGACCGGGAGAATTCCGATGacacagaagaggaggaggaagtctCTTACAAAAGGGAGCAGATCATAGTGGAGGTAAACCTTAATAATCAAACATTAAATGTATCTAAAGGGGAAAAGGGTGTCTCTTCTCAGTCCAAAGAGACTCCTGTTCTTAAGACAAgcagtgaggaggaagaggaagagagtgaggaagaggccaCTGATGACAGCAGTGACTATGGAGAGAATGAAAggcagaagaaaaaggagaagctaGTGGAGAAAGTCAGCGTTACCCAAAGGCGAACGCGGAGAGCTGCCTCTGTTGCCGCAGCTACCACTTCCCCTACGCCGCGAACAACACGAGGGCGCAGGAAGAGTGTAGAGCCGCCCAAGCGTAAGAAGCGGGCGGCCAAGGAGCCCAAAGCTCCGGTCCAGAAAGCTAAGTGTGAAGAGAAAGAGACTCTGACCTGTGAGAAGTGCCCCAGGGTGTTTAATACTCGCTGGTACCTGGAGAAGCACATGAACGTTACTCACAGGCGCATGCAGATCTGTGATAAATGTGGCAAGAAGTTTGTCCTGGAAAGTGAGCTGTCCCTTCACCAGCAAACAGACTGTGAAAAAAACATTCAG TGTGTTTCCTGTAACAAATCATTCAAGAAACTCTGGTCCCTTCATGAACATATCAAGATCGTCCATGGATATGCAGAAAAGAAATTTGCCTGTGAAATTTGTGAGAAGAAATTCTATACCATGGCTCATGTGCGGAAACACATGGTCG CACATACGAAAGACATGCCATTTACATGTGAAACCTGTGGGAAGTCATTCAAGCGCAGCATGTCGCTCAAGGTGCACTCGTTGCAGCATTCTGGAGAGAAGCCTTTCAGATGTGAG AACTGCGACGAGAGGTTTCAGTACAAGTACCAGCTCCGCTCCCACATGAGCATCCACATTGGGCACAAGCAGTTCATGTGCCAGTGGTGTGGCAAGGACTTCAACATGAAGCAATACTTTGatgaacacatgaaaacacacactg GAGAGAAGCCCTTCATCTGTGAAATCTGTGGCAAAAGCTTCACCAGCCGGCCCAACATGAAGAGGCACCGCAGAACTCACACCGGCGAGAAGCCCTACCCCTGCGACGTGTGCGGCCAGCGCTTCCGCTTCTCCAACATGCTCAAGGCGCACAAGGAGAAGTGCTTCCGGGTGACCAGCCCCGTGAATGTGCCCGTGCCCGCCGCCGTCCAGATCCCGCTCACGGCGGCCCCCGCGGCCGCGGCGCCCGTGCCTCCGGTGGCGAACACACCCCCGAGCCCTGTCAGTATGAACCCGGTCAGCAGCTCGCTTCCCCCGAGGCCCATCCCGCACCCCTTCTCGCACCTGCACCTGCACCCGCACCCGCACCCGCACCACCTTCCCATCCCGCCGGTCCCCCACCTGCCCCCGCCGCCAGCTCTCTTTAAGAGCGAGCCCTTAAACCACAGAGGCCAGAGTGACGACACCTTCCTGCGGCACCTGGCCGAGAAAAACGGGGCGCCTGCGCAGCATCATTAG